The Planococcus halocryophilus nucleotide sequence TGGCAAAAAGCCAGAAGGCGGCGGACCTACACGTAAGCCGAAAAACAAAAAGAAAAAGTTTTATGAAAATGTAGCGAAACAAGGACGTAATAAGAAAAAATAAAAAAGCGGCGCATATGCCGCTTTTTGAATCTAGTTGAGGTGAAACCACATGGCCAAAGGAGAAGGCAAAGTAATTGCCCAAAACAAGAAAGCCGGTTTCGATTTCTTTATTGAAGAAACAATCGAAGCGGGTATCGTCTTGCAGGGAACCGAGATTAAGTCTGCACGAAATGGCAAAGTTCAATTAAAAGATTCGTTTGTTCGAATTCGTAACGGCGAAGCTTGGATTTCAAACATGCACATCAGTCCTTATGATCAAGGCAATCAGTTTAACCACGACCCTACACGGTCGCGTAAACTGTTATTGCACAAAAAGCAAATTGCGAATTTACTGGCGCATTCAAAAGTGCAAGGTTCTGCGATTATTCCACTGAAAATGTATTTGAAAGACGGCTTTGCAAAAGTCTTGCTCGGTGTTGGTAAGGGTAAGAAAAACTATGACAAACGAGAAGACTTGAAGAAAAAAGACGCAAAACGAGAAATCGACCGCGCGATGAAAGAA carries:
- the smpB gene encoding SsrA-binding protein SmpB, whose product is MAKGEGKVIAQNKKAGFDFFIEETIEAGIVLQGTEIKSARNGKVQLKDSFVRIRNGEAWISNMHISPYDQGNQFNHDPTRSRKLLLHKKQIANLLAHSKVQGSAIIPLKMYLKDGFAKVLLGVGKGKKNYDKREDLKKKDAKREIDRAMKERNR